CGATCGGGCCGCTGTAGAACACGTGCTCGTAGTCGCCCTTGCTGTCCGGGTCGAACATCGTGTTGAGGTGGACATTGATGCCCGGCACGTCGAGGATCTTCTCGACGATCGCGGTATAGCCGTCCTTCGGCATGCCCTGGTACTTGTGGTTGAAGTAGTTGTCGTCGTAGTTGAAGCGTACCGGCAGGCGCTTCAGGATGCTGGCCGGCAGTTCGCTCGGCTGCAGGCCCCACTGCTTGATGGTATAGGTCTTGAAGAAGGCTTCGTACAGTTCGCGGCCGACGAAGCGCAGCGCTTGCTCTTCGAAGGTGGCCGGGTTCTCGATCGACTTGTCGCCGATGGACGCCATGAAGGCTTGCGCCTCGGCCGGACGGAAGGTCTTGTCGAAGAACTGGTTGATGGTCAGCAGGTTGATCGGCAGGGTGAACACGCGGTCGTTGGTGATCGCCTTGACGCGGTTCACGTAGGGCATGAATTCGCCGAAGCGGTTCACGAATTCCCAGGCGCGTTCATTGTCGGTATGGAAGATGTGGGGGCCGTACACGTGCAGCATGACGCCGGTTTCACTGTCGCGCTCCGAATGACAGTTGCCTGCGATATGGGGGCGCGATTCGAACACGTCCACCTTGTACCCCGCGTGGGCAAGCTGGTTCGCGATCACCGCTCCCGAAAAGCCAGCACCGACGATGGCCACATTCTTTTTCATGGTTTATCCTAACTGATGAGTAATTATCTTCCGTTACGGCCAATACGCTGCCGGCTGGCCAGGCCTCCTGCTCCCCCATACCCGCCGCTGCGGACGCCGGCTTGGACGATGTCCGCAGTGGCCACGCGACTCCCCGGTACGATCGCGGCTGCCCCGCCTGCATGGCCCGACCGGTCGTGATTCTTGTTCTCGGCGGCGCGGTAGGACAGGCCGGCC
The genomic region above belongs to Massilia forsythiae and contains:
- the glf gene encoding UDP-galactopyranose mutase, giving the protein MKKNVAIVGAGFSGAVIANQLAHAGYKVDVFESRPHIAGNCHSERDSETGVMLHVYGPHIFHTDNERAWEFVNRFGEFMPYVNRVKAITNDRVFTLPINLLTINQFFDKTFRPAEAQAFMASIGDKSIENPATFEEQALRFVGRELYEAFFKTYTIKQWGLQPSELPASILKRLPVRFNYDDNYFNHKYQGMPKDGYTAIVEKILDVPGINVHLNTMFDPDSKGDYEHVFYSGPIDAWFKHTEGRLPYRTLDFEVFRDKGDYQGNAVINYCDNSQRYTRITEHKHFAPWEQHENTICYLEYSRQCEEADVPYYPIRQAREKAQLEGYVNLARQETNVTFVGRLGTYRYLDMDVTINEALITADKFLACAADRSAMPAFAIDPLA